The Proteiniphilum propionicum genome contains the following window.
ACATTTTATAGATGCATCAAATGCACTGTTGACCATTGTTACTGATAAAGACAGGACACTGGCGTTCAGTGGTGATGAGTGGAACGATGAGATGGAAATAGAAACAAACAAGAACTTTGTCGTGGCGCGTCATCACTCAGGCGAAATTGTTTTGCTCACTTTCGGACCAGATATCCTTATCAAAAAAAGTGAAAACAACTACAAGGCTGTCTGCAACGATGCTAACAAGGAAGCACAGGTTGTTATCTCATTTTTTACTTCCGATAAAGAGTTGGCTGTAGGGCTACAGAAGAGTTTGAAAATTTTGAACGATAAGCATATCTGTTTGCTTGAAAATGAGAAAAGATGGAACAGATATCTTACAAAGGTTCTTAGAACCGATATGAAACCGGAATATGATCGCATTGCTGTAAAATCGATTGTTACACTTATATCAAATTGGCGGACTCATCGTGGAGGTTTGTTGCATGAAGGAGTTGTACCAAGTCACGCAGTTGGTTACTTTGTAGGATTTTGGGCATGGGACTCATGGCGCTTTGCTGCAGCACTGGCTAAGTTCAATCCTGAGTTGGCCAGGAATAACATACGGGCTATGTTTGATTATCAACTACCGGATGGAATGATTATTGATTGTATCTATACCAATCCTTCTGAAAATAATGGAAGGAATAGCAAACCACCTCTTGCTTGCTGGGCTGTTGATGAAATTTTCACGAATACAAATGACACTGCTTTTGTCAGGGAGATGTTTCCGCAGCTTATGGCATATTATAACTGGTGGTACGTTAAACGCGACCATGATAATAACGGTATATGCGAATATGGTTCCTCAGACGGTACTCTGGAGGCTGCAGCATGGGAGAGCGGAATGGACAATGCCATCCGATTTGATGATACTGCAATGCTGAAAAATATTCCTTTCGATGATGCATGGAGTATGGATCAGGAAAGTGTAGATCTGAATGCATTCCTTGCTCTGGAATCAAAATTATTAAAGAAATTTGCAATTATTCTGGGTATTCCTTTCGAAGGAGAGATATGCTCAGATAATGTTGCAAACTATTTTTTCGACAAAAGGAATAAGTTTTTCTTTGATCGTCGCCTGCCCGATGGAGAATTCATTGAAGAGTATGGATGTGAGGCTTATGCGACTTTATGGACAAAAGTGGCAACTAAGGATCAGGTGGCTCAAATGCTGCCATTGCTGGAAGACTCAACTAAGTTCTCAACTTATATTCCATTTCCAACAGTTGCAGCCGATAATCCAAAATATAATTCTGAAGGATATTGGCGAGGGCCCGTATGGCTCGATCAGACCTACTTTGCTATTCGTGGTTTGCGTAATTACGGCTACAGCAAAAAGGCAGATGAATATACATTACAGGTATTCGACCGATTGGAGGGCCTAAAAGATAATGCTCCTATTCACGAAAACTATGGTACTAATAACGGTGAAAGATTAAAAGCCCCTCATTTCAGTTGGAGTGCCTCACACTTATTGATGCTGTATGACGACTATGGGAGGGTGCTGAATGAGGATTTTTTTTATCCTCATTTAACAGACTTTCTAAAAAAGGAATGATTGTTTTTTGAAAAACATAACCCATTACTGTGTCTGATTCAATACTTCGGTAATTTTTTTAAAACAGTTCTTATAATTTACTGAATATCAATCGAGTATGACGCTTTTTAAGGATGTGACATAAATTATTGACTGTCAGTATTATAAATGAAGTTTTAACGAAGCATTAATTGAAAAAGCCTCAAAATAAAAGATATGACGTAATAATCACCTGAAAATATAATATCATTTTTTCATAAAAGACTTTTTAAAGTGGACTCATTACTAAATTGTATCTAATGATTATCCGCATCTGTTCCTATTAAAAATTTTTGACTTGAAATAGAGGGTATAGTTTACAGCAGCTATCAATAGCCTATGCCCCCCCTTTGGCCTTTTTTTGACTCCAGCGGCCGCTTTTTAACAGTTTATCTAAGTCCTCAAGGGATATTACGGTGGAAAAGAACGCGTTGTCCAACTCACTGGACACTTCAAGCTTGTACTCATCGTCGCGTTTGCCCATAACGTCGCGCAATTTATTGTCAATTTTCCATATGCTCTGTAATGTATCGTTAATTATATTTATCAAAGCGTAAATTAATTCTTAATAGGTAGTATGTAAGAAAAATATCTTATATTTGTTACAAAACAAAATTTAAAAAGCTGATCAGTCAAATTAAATTTATCAGTAAATCAGAACAATTAAACAGTCGCCATCAAAGGAGGTGGATTTTGTAGAAAAACGGAGGCATTATCTTCAAACGTATTATAAAATGTAGTGGGATTTGTCCAATAACCGAGGTGTTGACTATTTTTATTCTCATTTGTCTTGCATTTTCTGATACTGAAAGGATTTCAAGGAAAGTAAACTACAAACTAATTACCCTTTAACACTACATGACTCTGCTGCTTTTATTCACATAATGTAAAGTTATGTATTACAGGTAAATCCATAAAGCACATTTCCATCTCCAAAGGAGTTGAATTTTTAAATTAGATGAGTCCCCTCCGATAAGTCTTTTTTGCTGAAAATCCCATAAAAAACACCATCGATTTTCAGCGAGTTGCGACCTCTTGAAATCGGGTTTTGGGGTTTTCGGAGCAGACTCAATTAGATTAAATACTAGAAACAATGAAAAAATTATTTTTATTAGAATTAGTGTTAGTAGGGATTTTATTTGCTTCATGCAATAATAATTTAGAAGAAATACAAATTCCCAATCAGGATGTAGAACAAGCAATTATCGGACTTGACAAGGGAATTCTCTCATTCGAAAATGAAACTGCTTTCCAGGAAGCTGTTGAAAAAGTACGTAACAATCAAATACCCTTGACATCCTTAACTCGTTCAGCCGACGGTAGTGGCTTCGAATCTTTGTATGCAGAATTTGTGCAGGCAATGAAAGAAGCCGAATCATATTATGATCGTATTGAAGGATATGAAGAATTTAAAGTGAAATTTCCTGATCTATATTATCCGGAACATGGCGATGACTACTCAGCATACTTGCCAGTTAGTGATGAAGCAATTGCTAAACTTACAAATAGAGAAGGAAAAGTTATTATAGCCGGAGAAGTGAGAGATATGCGTGATGTTTTTACGTATGAAAAATTGGTAGAGCTAAATCTAACTTTAAATGATGGTGATTTTGAAGTAGTATATTTAGATGAATTACCTCAAACTCGTAAAGCAGATTTTGAAGGTGCGATACCAATTCGGGTAACTCCAGGAGTAAGCTATGTAATGAATAAACGAAAGATAAAAGCAGTTACAGGCCGTAATCTGGGTTATAAAGATCAGTATTCTCCATTAACAGGGGAAGTTCACTTGGTTTTCAGAAAAAGAGGAGCACTGAATATTTGGTATAACCATTGGGCATTAACTCGAATTAGAATTTATGCTGGCATTTATAATACACTGTTGCATTCTGGCACCAAGGATGGATATTCTTCTCATAATCATCTATTCGAAGTTCCATATGGTTTTCTCTCTGTTGATCAGGTGAATCCTAACCTATGGCGTAAATGGATAATTACACAAGTCCATTTTACTTATGATGCCATGGATGGATATGTGTTCCTTGTAGATTTAGAACATTTTATGCTTCAAGGTTGGGCATAATGAATTCATATTACATAAATAACTCCTTTTGTACAAATAACTAATTTAAATTAGATGCATAATTTATCAATACAGGAAATGAATACAAAGAATTATTTAACAGTTTTATCAGTGTTATTATTGTTATTATCTAACTACCCTTCCGTTGTAAATGCACAGGGGAACAAAGACTTAAACCTACATTTGGAAACAGGTTATGGAATAAAGTTAGATAAAGGTGATTACAATTCATTTCAAATTTATCTCTCACCTTCATACGGTATTAACAATGTTGTTAATGCAGGAGTCGGTACCGGACTCGTTTTTATGCATAGAAATATATATCATGAAAAAGCGAGGAAGTTGACTTTTGTTCCCGTGTATTTACATGCTAACGTCTCGTTAAACAAACGGAACACTATTACTCCATACGCCGGAGTAAAACTGGGCTATGGAATTTCTTCTAAAAAGTTTAGCGGGCCCTCCGAACAGTCTTCTGCGTGGAATGGAGAGGACATCAATTCTGAAATAAAAGGCGGTGCATTCTTTTCTGTATCATTGGGTATTTTACACACATTGTCAAACAGACATGACTTGTCTTTTTCTCTTGCATATGATTTGCAACGTTCCCATTTGAAAATGGGAAGAGACAATCGAATTCACGAACAGACTTATAATTTGACAGCATTAGCTTTTAAAGTTGGGTACGTTTTTTAGTTCTTTATTTACAGGTTTGCTCCTTTTTTACTTCTACTAAACTTAGTGATGTTGGAGTAAATATTTGGATCAAAGTTTTAAAAAAAATATTTCTTTCTATTATAAGTTTGTCTGATTCTTTCTAATGTAATAAATCAGACAAATTTTTTAAATACCTCAACTAATAACTGTATGAAAAGTATAAATCATAGGGTAAGAATTTCGTTTTAAAACGAGTTTTCAACCTGTAAGAATTGTAGGAACCGAAGATACCAATACCATTTTCAATATTCGTGTACACTCTAAATGGTTCAAAAAAAGGCATATCCTCATTAACCAATGCTTTGTTGACTGAGATTAGATAGTGGTACAGTTCTACCGATATTTCTCCAATCTCTATGATATATTCTATACTCATATCATCATCCAATTCATCGCCGTTAACAGATGTAATAGAGCCTATTATGTCAGATAAGTGAAAATCAAAGAGAATATTTTCACCATCAATTAAGAGATCTGAAAAAAGGTTGGCTGATCTGTTTTTATCCAAATCATTCCCAATAATCTCATTAAAAATGTCCTCATCAATCACATTATTTTTCAATACACTACTGAGATCTAAAGAAATAGGCAATGATAACAAAAGTTTATCTTCCCAATAGTAATTTCGCGCCCCTTTAATGTAATAGTAATTTTCTTCGTTAAATATATCATTCAATTTTAATTGTAACTTTAAAGTTCTGTAGACTGTTTCATTGGCAACAACAGTTCGTGTAGAAACAGTTGAATCAGTCACAGTGATAATGGGTTTATGGGGGATAACGGTTTGGGAGAATATCCGGTTATAACCATCTACTATCACTTCGACTTTAATTTCATCTTTTGGTACTGGGGAATATTCACCCATATAAATACCATCAGACTGGTGGATAAGTTTCTCTTTCATTTCACCATTTACGAAAAGAGTGACATCAGCATCCCTGACAGTGGGGAACGGTTTAAATTCCCCTAGAACGAATTGGCTTTGGGTAAGTTGAATAGAAACTATGGAGTCTGGAGTAAGTGTAGCATTCAGCACCAGCAATGGGTCTGATATGGTTCCTTTGAAATCGATATCCTTTTCGCAGGACATTAAAAATATTGTTACGATGAACAATGGATATATTTTTCGTTTCATTTCATTTAAAATTTAATGGAATAACTTACTGAAGGAATAATGGGAAAAAGAGTAGACTGCCTCAGGAGGTTTATTGTTTTCTGTTCTCCTGTTTCCGGATTTACGGTAGTTTCATCCCAAACATACACATAGAACGGGTTCATTCGGCTGTACGCATTGAAAATACTGATATTCCAGGTGCGCAGGTTCCCACGTTTGGTCTTTTTGTGAAAATT
Protein-coding sequences here:
- a CDS encoding DUF4249 domain-containing protein, yielding MKRKIYPLFIVTIFLMSCEKDIDFKGTISDPLLVLNATLTPDSIVSIQLTQSQFVLGEFKPFPTVRDADVTLFVNGEMKEKLIHQSDGIYMGEYSPVPKDEIKVEVIVDGYNRIFSQTVIPHKPIITVTDSTVSTRTVVANETVYRTLKLQLKLNDIFNEENYYYIKGARNYYWEDKLLLSLPISLDLSSVLKNNVIDEDIFNEIIGNDLDKNRSANLFSDLLIDGENILFDFHLSDIIGSITSVNGDELDDDMSIEYIIEIGEISVELYHYLISVNKALVNEDMPFFEPFRVYTNIENGIGIFGSYNSYRLKTRFKTKFLPYDLYFSYSY
- a CDS encoding outer membrane beta-barrel protein; translation: MNTKNYLTVLSVLLLLLSNYPSVVNAQGNKDLNLHLETGYGIKLDKGDYNSFQIYLSPSYGINNVVNAGVGTGLVFMHRNIYHEKARKLTFVPVYLHANVSLNKRNTITPYAGVKLGYGISSKKFSGPSEQSSAWNGEDINSEIKGGAFFSVSLGILHTLSNRHDLSFSLAYDLQRSHLKMGRDNRIHEQTYNLTALAFKVGYVF
- a CDS encoding MGH1-like glycoside hydrolase domain-containing protein, with the translated sequence MFNNNFLSFLFPILIACFITCKPCSHRAEERKRYQFENIFDIAYTPDSLKNAIGWFTDAGSWMGFTIPEDKKWVNGFCGPFSLDMNRRQWLAKSAVKVSFADFENDVFTPDSTNYYPGEIYLSALSANGRISQTLHFIDASNALLTIVTDKDRTLAFSGDEWNDEMEIETNKNFVVARHHSGEIVLLTFGPDILIKKSENNYKAVCNDANKEAQVVISFFTSDKELAVGLQKSLKILNDKHICLLENEKRWNRYLTKVLRTDMKPEYDRIAVKSIVTLISNWRTHRGGLLHEGVVPSHAVGYFVGFWAWDSWRFAAALAKFNPELARNNIRAMFDYQLPDGMIIDCIYTNPSENNGRNSKPPLACWAVDEIFTNTNDTAFVREMFPQLMAYYNWWYVKRDHDNNGICEYGSSDGTLEAAAWESGMDNAIRFDDTAMLKNIPFDDAWSMDQESVDLNAFLALESKLLKKFAIILGIPFEGEICSDNVANYFFDKRNKFFFDRRLPDGEFIEEYGCEAYATLWTKVATKDQVAQMLPLLEDSTKFSTYIPFPTVAADNPKYNSEGYWRGPVWLDQTYFAIRGLRNYGYSKKADEYTLQVFDRLEGLKDNAPIHENYGTNNGERLKAPHFSWSASHLLMLYDDYGRVLNEDFFYPHLTDFLKKE